A part of Solenopsis invicta isolate M01_SB chromosome 2, UNIL_Sinv_3.0, whole genome shotgun sequence genomic DNA contains:
- the LOC105198998 gene encoding uncharacterized protein LOC105198998: MRLTLVFLIVTIVMCAMFQESEQFWGWGGRRYRGWRRGCRRRTTTSPTTTSSTTTGASSTVQTRRRREIEDTPLVLPSAIEV; this comes from the exons ATGAGGCTAACGTTGGTGTTCTTGATCGTGACGATCGTAATGTGCGCCATGTTCCAAGAATCT GAACAATTTTGGGGATGGGGTGGCCGCCGTTACCGGGGCTGGCGCCGTGGATGCCGCCGTAGAACTACGACGAGTCCAACTACGACGAGTTCAACAACGACGGGAGCTTCTTCTACCGTTCAAACAAGAAGAAGGCGTGAGATCGAAGACACTCCACTTGTGTTGCCATCGGCAATAGAAGTATAA